The genomic window ACCTCGCGCCGCTCGGCCTGGAGCTGATCGTGGATGACGATTTCTACCTGCTGCAGGCACGCCCGCGGCCGGAGACCTGCCTGCTGCTCGCGCAGTTCACGAAGGACGAGACGCTCTTCCTGCTGGTGCTGTGGCGGGCGTGGGACGACCACCGCACGTCGCGCGCGGAGCAGTCGGTGATCATCACGGTGGACGATCTGTGGCAGCGCTTCAAATCGACCTTCGAGAACATTGAGCCGCCGGAAAAGACCCACGTGGAAAACCTGCTGGCCCGCATGAAGCGGCACCGGCTGGTGCGCACCCAGCGGCCGGATCCGAATGCGCCGGTCGGTGAGACCTTGATCGAAATCCTGCCCAGCCTCGCGCGGACCATCCCCTTCGACTCGATCGAGGCGTGGACCGTCCGGGCCTCCCTCTATCAACCGCAATCCGCCCCGGAAGCCTCCGCTTGAGCCCAGCCATGCGTGTCCACCTCAGTCGCATCATCGCCATCAACTGGTATGGCTACCGGGATTTCATCGACATCTCCGGCCTCACCCTCATCACCGGCGCGAATGGCTCGGGCAAGAGCGCGCTGCTCGACCTGCTACAGTTCGTGATGCTGGGCGAATCGCTCAGCCGCTTCAACAAGGCAGCCGCCGGAGCGGGCAGCGGGCGCACGCTGCGCGGCTACTGCCTGTGCGACACGAACACGGTGGGCAAGGACGGCCAGGAGCGCTTCCTGCGGCCCAGCGGCGTGACCTTGGCCGCGCTGGAATTCGTCTGGCCGCAGAATGCCGGCGAGGATGAGCCGCGGCGCGAGACGTGGGGTGCGCGCATCGAATACGAGGGCCCGACCGCGAAGCCGCGCACGCTGTGGTTCTGCATTCCCACGCGGATGCAAAAGGAGGACTTCCTTGCGCCGCAGCTTCTCGACGACGGGATGTCGTTCCTTTCCGAGGAGGAGTTCCGCGTTCACGTCCGCCGGGATCTGGAAGGCGACGTGTGGGACCGCCAGGCGAGCTATCTGGAGGAGATGGGCCTGCGTGCCCACCTCGGCTTTGACCGGCCGCAGATGAACAAGACGCTGCCGAACTCGATGGCCTTCCAGCCGGTGGAAAGCTTCGAGAAGTTCATCCGCGATTACTTGTTGGAGCCCGGCCTGCCGGATGTGAAGGCGGTGCGCGCGAGCGTGGACGCCCACCGCCGTGCAAAGGACCGGCTGGACACGATGCACGACCAGCACCAGCGGCTGGTGCGGATCTGCGACCAGCATTCCGCGTATCTCACCGCATCGCGCGAGGCGGCCCTCTTCGGCCACCTGCGCGATGCACTCGTCCATGAGGAAAAGCGGGAGGCGCTCGAAGGACGCGAGGCGAAGCTGGATCAACTGCGCCGCCAGAACGACGAGCAGCGCACCGACTACGAGGCGGCCATCGCCGAGAGGAACGAACTCCAGCAGCAGCTCGATGCCGTGCGGCTCGTCGCGGGCAATGACGCTCAGATCGCCCACCTCGCCCAAGGGCGCGCGCGGCGCGAGGAAGTCGGCAAGGAAATCGAGCTGCTTCGCGAAGCGGCGAAGACCGCACGGCAATTCCTCCACGACAAGACCCAGCATTGGAAGAACTGGCTGAAGCACGCGCAGGAGCTCGGCCTCGAAGAACCGGAGCAAGCCGCCGGTTGGCTGAAGGAGATGCAGGGCGCGGACGAGTCCCCCGCCCTCGACGCCGCCTCGCGGATGTCGCGCATCTATCGACTGCTGGAAAGCGAGGGCGAGGAACAACTCCGCCCGATCGAGGAACGCCTGCGCGAGCAGGAAGCGCGCGAATCGAAGCTCAAGCGCGAGCTGGATGACCTCGCGAACAAGGGCAGCACGTTTTCATCGCCGCTGCTCGATGCCCTGCGTTCGCGCGGGCAGAAGGCCGCGGCACTGGGCCGGGTGATCGAGGTGAAGCCGGAGGCCGAGCCGTGGTGGCCGTTGTTGGAGACGCTGCTCGGCCCGAACCGTCAGGCCGTGCTTGCTGAGAATTTCACCGCGGC from Luteolibacter flavescens includes these protein-coding regions:
- a CDS encoding DUF4194 domain-containing protein, which translates into the protein MSDTDPNWPRFWPDVPDNDRAPLREILAELLGRGTLIGTDGSGRDLFLLARDHYQEHLKDYLAPLGLELIVDDDFYLLQARPRPETCLLLAQFTKDETLFLLVLWRAWDDHRTSRAEQSVIITVDDLWQRFKSTFENIEPPEKTHVENLLARMKRHRLVRTQRPDPNAPVGETLIEILPSLARTIPFDSIEAWTVRASLYQPQSAPEASA